Part of the Pirellulales bacterium genome, GCCGTCGCTTCCTCCTGCACTGGTTGCGCCAGCGAGCGCCTTGTCAATCTCGTCGCACCAGAGAATGCACGGAGCGACACTCTCCGCGATCTGAACGGCTCGCCGCATGTTTTCTTCACTGGACCCAACCAAGCTGCTAAACATTCGACCGACATCAAACCGCAGAAGCGGTAGCTTCCAAGAGTTGGCGATCGCTTTGACGCACAAACTTTTACCACAGCCTTGAACTCCCAGCAGCATTACGCCACGCGGTGCAGGTAGCCCAAACCGCGCAGCTCGATCCGAAAATGCAATACTGCGCTTGGCAAGCCATTGCTTGAGATTATCAAGGCCCGCGACGTGTGACATTTTTTCGGTGGCCTCGTAATACTCTAGCAGTCCGCTCTTCTTGATAATCTGCTGCTTCTCGCTGAATACGATACTCACATCGTCGGCATTTAGTTTCCCATCCATTACCAGCGTTTTGGCAAAAACATTCTCTGCCTCGCGCAAGGTCAGTCCTCGGGCAGCGCGCAGCAACCGTTCTCGGCCCTCGGCATCCAGATCAATTGTGATTTTGGCTTTACCTTTCACATCTTCGATAATGCGATTTAATAGCGATCCAAAGTCTTCAACGGCAGGCAACCCGAAATCTACGACAGTAATGTCTTTGCTCAATTCCGGCGCTATCTTCATCAATGGACTAGTAATGACGATTGTTTTGTACGAGTCGCGCAACTGATGGGCTGCATCGCGCAGCCGCCGGATCACGGTTAAATTACATCTCTGGTCCTCCGTGAAGGGATGGAAATCCTTGAAGAGGTAAATGGCCGGTTCGACTTGCGCAAGCACCGCATCGAGGGCAGCCACCGGATCCGTGGTGCTGTTCGTTCCCAGTTTGCTGCGAGACGGTTCGCTACCAGCCTTCACAATGCCATCGGTGATGGTCCACAGGTAGAGATTTTTCTCTCGGCGCTTGGCGATTTCACGCAGGCAGTGTTCGGCCCGCTCTTCCTCCCAAGTCGTGATATAGATGATTGGGTAACGGGCGCGGATCAAGACTTCCAGTTCCTGCGTCGGCGACAATTGAAGCGGAGCTTTCGCACGCGGCTTGTCCGGCGTCGTCGAGGCTGCCGTCTGCTTATTCGGGGTTAGGGTTGGCGCTTTAGCAGCCGGATCTGCGGCTAGTGCCGCGGGCTCGGCCACTTTTCGAGTTGGCTCCGAGGGACGGGTTG contains:
- a CDS encoding AAA family ATPase — translated: MNDIPANPATRPSEPTRKVAEPAALAADPAAKAPTLTPNKQTAASTTPDKPRAKAPLQLSPTQELEVLIRARYPIIYITTWEEERAEHCLREIAKRREKNLYLWTITDGIVKAGSEPSRSKLGTNSTTDPVAALDAVLAQVEPAIYLFKDFHPFTEDQRCNLTVIRRLRDAAHQLRDSYKTIVITSPLMKIAPELSKDITVVDFGLPAVEDFGSLLNRIIEDVKGKAKITIDLDAEGRERLLRAARGLTLREAENVFAKTLVMDGKLNADDVSIVFSEKQQIIKKSGLLEYYEATEKMSHVAGLDNLKQWLAKRSIAFSDRAARFGLPAPRGVMLLGVQGCGKSLCVKAIANSWKLPLLRFDVGRMFSSLVGSSEENMRRAVQIAESVAPCILWCDEIDKALAGATSAGGSDGGTSARVFGTLLTWLSEKTAPVFLAATANNISHLPPELLRKGRLDEIFFVDLPNEQERRDVFYIHLARRGRDPREFDLALLSQASDGFNGAEIEEAIVSALFDAFSKQVKLNTEIIEASVRETVPLSRTMSEDLERLRSWASGRARLASTITTTQAAEVRRKIEL